The Deltaproteobacteria bacterium genome includes a region encoding these proteins:
- a CDS encoding enoyl-CoA hydratase-related protein, translating into MASHIDLENKDGIAFITLNRPERLNAMNEAMWAELGRVWDAFAADPALRVAVVSGAGERAFSTGMDLKERAVAGDPRAREFWTSALARDPGRREPVWKPMIAAVHGYCLAGGFEIALSCDIRICSEDATFGLPEIKRGFFPGSSGTVRLPRIVPLGMALEMLYTGASISADEAFRCGLVNRVVPRDELLPATEKLARSIADGPPLALQALKEVVLRSLDLPLADAIRFEAGFRAMVGGTEDAREGPRAFSEKRKPSFKGR; encoded by the coding sequence GTGGCATCCCACATCGACCTTGAGAACAAGGACGGCATCGCCTTCATCACGCTGAACCGGCCCGAGCGGCTCAACGCCATGAACGAGGCCATGTGGGCGGAGCTGGGGCGGGTGTGGGACGCCTTCGCGGCGGACCCGGCGCTGCGGGTGGCGGTGGTGAGCGGCGCCGGGGAGCGGGCGTTCTCCACCGGAATGGACCTGAAGGAGCGGGCGGTGGCCGGGGACCCCCGGGCGCGGGAGTTCTGGACCTCCGCGCTGGCGCGTGACCCCGGCCGCCGGGAACCGGTGTGGAAACCCATGATCGCGGCGGTGCACGGCTACTGCCTGGCCGGGGGCTTCGAGATCGCCCTGTCCTGTGACATCCGCATCTGCAGCGAGGATGCCACCTTCGGCCTGCCGGAGATCAAGCGGGGGTTCTTCCCGGGCAGTTCGGGCACCGTGCGGCTGCCCCGCATCGTGCCGTTGGGCATGGCCCTGGAGATGCTCTACACCGGCGCGTCCATCTCCGCCGACGAGGCGTTCCGCTGCGGCTTGGTGAACCGGGTGGTGCCGCGGGACGAACTGTTGCCGGCGACCGAGAAGCTCGCCCGGTCCATAGCCGACGGCCCGCCACTGGCGCTGCAGGCGCTCAAGGAGGTGGTGCTCCGTAGCCTCGACCTGCCGCTTGCCGACGCCATCCGCTTCGAGGCTGGGTTCCGCGCCATGGTGG